The following are encoded in a window of Castanea sativa cultivar Marrone di Chiusa Pesio chromosome 5, ASM4071231v1 genomic DNA:
- the LOC142635997 gene encoding putative nuclear RNA export factor SDE5 isoform X1: MEASGSNVPKYDDEEEQVLKGLLDAFGHTFSLDDIATAYCKAGRNADLAGEILYDMQGSTSSAATHASNGEAKGEESPKSSCGNFSEKSDIATGNSRASKPKTRPVCAGMVSSMLGKDYIKSTPPVNGSYMVRKPLKLDSKVMPMSELWEVEAKSCSPKYDRLHQEMEDFLFKMLGDGFKLDRDVIRQVLDNCGFDMIQSMEKLLDLAAVTVGKQNNFVGERTEKFIFQFRDVSPEVEVLSHQRKLQNGNRVSSTNGIEPPGKLRERNDLEKEVLVALFNAPERSNELVGRTTNAAKRSAASWRLVDGPPMDFLVDHKKTVTYLRRDHEDDVDEEENYQILRKAVNEYRGIMKEYYKAAVDAFAEGDHVRAEKLLEQGHFFHKKVREADEESSKKILESRNVDSQDEILLDLHDHGAKEALRLLKCHISSFSRIPSIKDLKVIIETNDEDITKGSRRRQVLKLLERESIKWTEEGNAGVILIHLDNINRKQLSFVKK; the protein is encoded by the exons ATGGAAGCATCTGGTTCAAATGTACCAAAATACGATGATGAGGAGGAACAAGTGTTGAAGGGTTTGCTTGATGCATTTGGTCATACTTTTTCTCTTGATGATATAGCTACTGCATATTGCAAGGCAGGCCGGAATGCAGATTTGGCTGGTGAGATTTTGTATGACATGCAGGGAAGCACCTCTAGCGCTGCTACTCACGCATCTAATGGTGAGGCCAAGGGTGAAGAATCACCAAAATCATCCTGTGGTAACTTCTCTGAGAAGTCGGATATAGCAACTGGAAATTCCAGAGCTTCAAAGCCAAAAACTCGTCCAGTTTGTGCAGGCATGGTTTCAAGCATGCTTGGTAAAGATTATATCAAGTCCACACCACCAGTAAATGGATCTTATATGGTGAGGAAACCACTCAAACTGGACTCGAAAGTGATGCCAATGTCCGAACTTTGGGAAGTTGAAGCTAAGTCATGCTCTCCAAAGTATGATCGCTTACACCAAGAAATGgaagattttcttttcaaaatgcTTGGCGATGGGTTCAAGCTGGATAGGGATGTGATTCGACAAGTTCTTG ATAATTGTGGATTTGATATGATACAG AGCATGGAGAAACTACTTGATCTAGCTGCAGTGACTGTAGGCAAGCAGAACAATTTTGTTGGTGAACGTACTGAAAAG TTCATCTTTCAGTTTAGAGATGTGAGTCCAGAAGTGGAAGTACTTTCACATCAAAGAAAGCTACA AAATGGAAATAGAGTTTCATCTACAAATGGAATAGAACCACCTGGAAAActtagagagagaaatgatCTCGAAAAGGAAGTTTTGGTCGCCTTATTTAATGCTCCAGAGAGATCTAATGAATTAGTTGGAAGAACAACAAATGCAGCAAAGAGATCTGCAGCATCATGGCGACTGGTGGATGGACCTCCAATGGACTTTCTTGTAGATCACAAGAAAACTGTGACATACTTACGGAGAGATCATGAAGATG ATGTGGATGAAGAGGAAAACTACCAGATTCTTCGTAAAGCTGTCAATGAGTATAGGGGCATCATGAAGGAGTACTATAAAGCT GCTGTTGATGCATTTGCTGAGGGGGATCACGTTCGAGCAGAAAAACTTTTAGAACAG GgacatttttttcacaaaaaggTTCGTGAAGCAGATGAAGAATCCAGTAAAAAGATTTTAGAATCTAG AAATGTGGATTCACAAGATGAAATTTTGCTTGACTTGCATGACCATGGTGCCAAGGAGGCGTTACGTCTCCTGAAGTGTcatatttcttcattttcacGCATCCCAT CTATCAAGGACCTTAAAGTCATCATTGAGACAAATGATGAAGATATCACAAAAGGGTCTCGTAGACGTCAG gTTTTGAAGCTATTGGAGAGGGAATCAATTAAGTG
- the LOC142635997 gene encoding putative nuclear RNA export factor SDE5 isoform X2: MEASGSNVPKYDDEEEQVLKGLLDAFGHTFSLDDIATAYCKAGRNADLAGEILYDMQGSTSSAATHASNGEAKGEESPKSSCGNFSEKSDIATGNSRASKPKTRPVCAGMVSSMLGKDYIKSTPPVNGSYMVRKPLKLDSKVMPMSELWEVEAKSCSPKYDRLHQEMEDFLFKMLGDGFKLDRDVIRQVLDNCGFDMIQSMEKLLDLAAVTVGKQNNFVGERTEKFRDVSPEVEVLSHQRKLQNGNRVSSTNGIEPPGKLRERNDLEKEVLVALFNAPERSNELVGRTTNAAKRSAASWRLVDGPPMDFLVDHKKTVTYLRRDHEDDVDEEENYQILRKAVNEYRGIMKEYYKAAVDAFAEGDHVRAEKLLEQGHFFHKKVREADEESSKKILESRNVDSQDEILLDLHDHGAKEALRLLKCHISSFSRIPSIKDLKVIIETNDEDITKGSRRRQVLKLLERESIKWTEEGNAGVILIHLDNINRKQLSFVKK, translated from the exons ATGGAAGCATCTGGTTCAAATGTACCAAAATACGATGATGAGGAGGAACAAGTGTTGAAGGGTTTGCTTGATGCATTTGGTCATACTTTTTCTCTTGATGATATAGCTACTGCATATTGCAAGGCAGGCCGGAATGCAGATTTGGCTGGTGAGATTTTGTATGACATGCAGGGAAGCACCTCTAGCGCTGCTACTCACGCATCTAATGGTGAGGCCAAGGGTGAAGAATCACCAAAATCATCCTGTGGTAACTTCTCTGAGAAGTCGGATATAGCAACTGGAAATTCCAGAGCTTCAAAGCCAAAAACTCGTCCAGTTTGTGCAGGCATGGTTTCAAGCATGCTTGGTAAAGATTATATCAAGTCCACACCACCAGTAAATGGATCTTATATGGTGAGGAAACCACTCAAACTGGACTCGAAAGTGATGCCAATGTCCGAACTTTGGGAAGTTGAAGCTAAGTCATGCTCTCCAAAGTATGATCGCTTACACCAAGAAATGgaagattttcttttcaaaatgcTTGGCGATGGGTTCAAGCTGGATAGGGATGTGATTCGACAAGTTCTTG ATAATTGTGGATTTGATATGATACAG AGCATGGAGAAACTACTTGATCTAGCTGCAGTGACTGTAGGCAAGCAGAACAATTTTGTTGGTGAACGTACTGAAAAG TTTAGAGATGTGAGTCCAGAAGTGGAAGTACTTTCACATCAAAGAAAGCTACA AAATGGAAATAGAGTTTCATCTACAAATGGAATAGAACCACCTGGAAAActtagagagagaaatgatCTCGAAAAGGAAGTTTTGGTCGCCTTATTTAATGCTCCAGAGAGATCTAATGAATTAGTTGGAAGAACAACAAATGCAGCAAAGAGATCTGCAGCATCATGGCGACTGGTGGATGGACCTCCAATGGACTTTCTTGTAGATCACAAGAAAACTGTGACATACTTACGGAGAGATCATGAAGATG ATGTGGATGAAGAGGAAAACTACCAGATTCTTCGTAAAGCTGTCAATGAGTATAGGGGCATCATGAAGGAGTACTATAAAGCT GCTGTTGATGCATTTGCTGAGGGGGATCACGTTCGAGCAGAAAAACTTTTAGAACAG GgacatttttttcacaaaaaggTTCGTGAAGCAGATGAAGAATCCAGTAAAAAGATTTTAGAATCTAG AAATGTGGATTCACAAGATGAAATTTTGCTTGACTTGCATGACCATGGTGCCAAGGAGGCGTTACGTCTCCTGAAGTGTcatatttcttcattttcacGCATCCCAT CTATCAAGGACCTTAAAGTCATCATTGAGACAAATGATGAAGATATCACAAAAGGGTCTCGTAGACGTCAG gTTTTGAAGCTATTGGAGAGGGAATCAATTAAGTG